One genomic window of Arthrobacter caoxuetaonis includes the following:
- a CDS encoding S66 peptidase family protein — MSGAAHPELGPLRSGARVGLVAPSGPPKPEQLERAEEVLRGWGLEPVRGKHLLDHHPRASYLAGSDADRASDLQDAWCDDSLDAVLCVRGGYGAVRVLDLLDVPKLASARPKPLLGSSDITALHVFWAEELGLATWFTPMVATGAFLDDPVAAAGVHRALLEPYAGTSYTGPAAEALVPGTAHGVLTGGNLALLAMLNGARTRKPVDNTGRIGLLEDVTEEPYRLDGLLQTLLRSGWFDGLTGLALGSWSECGDLAEVRALCVELLAPLGIPLVWELGFGHGPAAHSIPLGVPATLTAGPQPQLVLD, encoded by the coding sequence CGGTCCGGGGCGCGGGTTGGGCTGGTGGCACCCAGCGGTCCGCCGAAGCCGGAACAGCTGGAACGGGCTGAGGAGGTGCTGCGCGGCTGGGGGCTGGAACCTGTGCGGGGCAAGCACCTGCTGGACCACCATCCCCGTGCCAGCTACCTTGCCGGCAGTGATGCGGACCGTGCCAGTGACCTGCAGGACGCCTGGTGCGATGACTCGCTGGACGCCGTCCTGTGCGTGCGCGGCGGCTACGGCGCCGTCCGGGTATTGGACCTGCTGGATGTGCCCAAGCTGGCCTCGGCCCGGCCCAAGCCGCTGCTGGGATCCTCCGACATCACGGCACTGCATGTGTTCTGGGCCGAGGAGCTGGGCCTGGCCACCTGGTTCACTCCGATGGTGGCAACCGGGGCGTTCCTGGATGATCCGGTTGCGGCCGCGGGCGTGCACCGGGCACTGCTGGAACCATACGCAGGCACGTCGTACACGGGCCCCGCAGCCGAGGCGCTGGTGCCCGGCACTGCCCACGGCGTCCTGACCGGCGGCAACCTGGCCCTGCTGGCCATGCTCAACGGTGCACGAACGCGGAAGCCGGTGGACAACACCGGGCGGATCGGGCTGCTGGAGGATGTCACCGAAGAGCCGTACCGGCTGGACGGGTTGCTGCAGACCTTGCTGCGGTCCGGTTGGTTTGACGGCCTCACCGGCCTGGCGCTGGGTTCCTGGTCCGAGTGCGGCGACCTCGCCGAGGTGCGGGCCCTCTGCGTCGAGTTGCTGGCTCCGCTCGGCATTCCGCTGGTCTGGGAACTGGGCTTCGGACACGGTCCCGCCGCGCACAGCATCCCCCTTGGTGTCCCTGCCACCCTGACGGCAGGCCCGCAGCCGCAGCTGGTCCTGGACTGA
- a CDS encoding serine hydrolase domain-containing protein: MDLTRQLQDLLDDAVGQGMTPSAVCAASLDGEALPVLSAGLALRFGADGVPLPAEERVPADPQTWYDLASVTKPFSALAVLALARDGLLDLDEPVAARLSAFAAPYRGSEAGKQRVTLRHLLTHTSGLPGTWDGWREPLPDRQTALASLLSVPLVAEPGTGFSYSCVGYNSAMALAESVTGMAWRTLVELLVLDPLALGGDITFQPDPGHCAATECGSPDGRALVRGEVHDESAYALGGAAANAGLFGTASGVLRFAEALRGGIPALLPGPLAELLWEDQLDGLMGSAAGAARTGVGYGQSVGLRIGQLGWMGGEAADARGHNGFTGTSFLTDRGRRLSVVLLTNRVHPTRDGTDVTPLRKAVNEAVYTA, from the coding sequence ATGGACCTGACACGCCAGCTGCAGGACCTGCTCGACGACGCCGTCGGGCAGGGCATGACGCCCTCAGCGGTGTGCGCCGCATCGCTCGACGGCGAAGCGTTGCCCGTACTCTCCGCCGGTCTGGCCCTGCGCTTCGGCGCCGACGGCGTGCCGCTGCCTGCCGAGGAGCGGGTGCCGGCCGATCCGCAGACCTGGTACGACCTCGCGTCGGTGACCAAACCCTTTTCCGCCCTCGCCGTCCTGGCGCTGGCGCGGGACGGGCTCCTGGACCTGGACGAGCCGGTGGCCGCCCGGCTGTCCGCTTTCGCCGCACCGTATCGGGGGAGCGAAGCGGGGAAGCAGCGCGTGACGCTGCGGCATCTGCTTACTCACACCTCGGGGCTGCCGGGCACCTGGGACGGCTGGCGGGAGCCACTGCCGGACCGGCAGACCGCGCTGGCCTCCCTGCTCTCCGTTCCGCTGGTTGCGGAGCCCGGTACCGGTTTCAGCTATTCGTGCGTGGGTTACAACTCCGCCATGGCGCTGGCGGAAAGCGTCACCGGGATGGCTTGGCGGACGCTCGTCGAGCTCCTGGTCCTGGATCCCCTGGCGCTGGGCGGCGACATCACGTTCCAGCCCGACCCCGGACACTGCGCCGCCACGGAATGCGGCTCGCCGGACGGGCGCGCCCTGGTCCGCGGCGAGGTGCATGACGAATCCGCGTACGCCCTGGGCGGGGCCGCCGCCAACGCAGGACTGTTCGGTACAGCCTCCGGCGTCCTCCGGTTCGCCGAAGCGCTGCGCGGCGGGATCCCGGCGCTCCTGCCCGGTCCGCTGGCAGAACTGCTGTGGGAGGACCAGCTGGACGGCCTGATGGGCTCCGCCGCAGGGGCGGCCCGCACCGGCGTCGGATACGGACAGTCCGTGGGCCTGCGGATCGGCCAGCTCGGCTGGATGGGCGGGGAAGCCGCGGACGCCCGCGGCCACAACGGTTTCACGGGCACCTCTTTCCTGACCGACCGGGGGCGCCGGCTCAGCGTGGTCCTGCTGACCAACCGGGTCCACCCCACCCGCGACGGAACCGACGTTACGCCGCTGCGGAAGGCGGTCAACGAGGCCGTCTACACCGCTTAG
- a CDS encoding serine hydrolase — protein MPVLSDYSDGTPEIAFCLLNPDGGTAASRGADTAFYSASTIKLAVLLAVLQAVDRGELSLEMRFPARDTFSSAVPDGGEFGFPGDEADPGMPAAGTEMSLAAVLDRMITVSSNAATNMAVDLVGFDAVNRTLAGAGAASSYMQRYIGDLAALEAGLTHQVTAADLARTMYALISGKALGPESTEFALGLLARQEFAWIAAGLAPDTVQGSKSGWVTGISHDVAFFAPAGTLLQAPLERAWVLAICTRGYEADAGQEVLAAVAGLAAAVAGSEFSAVVPAG, from the coding sequence ATGCCCGTTCTATCCGATTACAGCGACGGCACCCCCGAGATCGCGTTTTGCCTGCTGAACCCCGACGGCGGCACGGCGGCCTCCCGCGGCGCGGACACTGCGTTCTATTCAGCCAGCACCATCAAACTGGCCGTCCTGCTGGCGGTACTGCAGGCGGTGGACCGCGGTGAGCTGTCGCTGGAGATGAGGTTTCCCGCTCGGGACACGTTCTCCAGCGCCGTGCCCGATGGCGGCGAGTTCGGCTTCCCGGGCGATGAGGCAGACCCGGGAATGCCGGCGGCGGGCACCGAGATGTCCCTGGCCGCCGTGCTGGACCGGATGATCACTGTCTCCTCGAACGCGGCCACGAACATGGCCGTGGACCTGGTCGGGTTCGACGCCGTGAACCGCACCCTCGCCGGCGCCGGTGCAGCGTCGTCGTACATGCAGCGCTATATCGGCGACCTGGCCGCGTTGGAGGCCGGGCTCACCCACCAGGTGACGGCGGCGGATCTGGCCCGCACCATGTACGCACTGATTTCCGGAAAGGCGCTGGGGCCGGAATCCACGGAGTTCGCGCTGGGCCTCCTGGCCCGGCAGGAGTTCGCCTGGATTGCCGCCGGCCTTGCCCCGGACACGGTCCAGGGCAGCAAGTCCGGCTGGGTGACAGGTATCAGCCACGATGTTGCGTTCTTCGCCCCGGCCGGCACTCTGCTGCAGGCGCCGTTGGAGCGGGCGTGGGTGTTGGCCATCTGCACCCGCGGCTACGAAGCGGATGCCGGCCAGGAGGTGCTTGCCGCCGTCGCCGGCCTGGCTGCTGCGGTGGCAGGAAGCGAGTTCAGTGCCGTGGTGCCGGCCGGCTAG
- a CDS encoding mandelate racemase/muconate lactonizing enzyme family protein translates to MATITTLDLHPLSLPLTGTFSTAVRTSSVLETVLFRLQDSDGRSGWGETPVSRVTGVSTAEVLARARQDLAPLVIGRPISDLDSLVRRIAGAPVPSAVRMGLDCAVHDLAAVTAGQPLHRFLAITYPQVAGPQVAGPNLEDTVLTDITLSAAEPEALADAATGWVQKGFRCLKVKLRADLDAVAGLTAVRAAVGPDVRLRVDANQAYSPDEAVRVLNAMADAGVGLELAEQPVAAGNWAGLARVRAAVDVPVMADESVQDERDLEPLLQHRAAALVNLKLAKAGGIYPAVRLLAAARGHGLGVLVGCMLESTVGAGAGAALAAAAGLGTGFPGRSGQDLDGGLWPAVPAVDGGVRYVGPVLHLPSVPGQGITGLHTGLAAAGIRTDPA, encoded by the coding sequence ATGGCCACCATCACCACCCTGGACCTGCACCCTCTCAGCCTCCCGCTGACCGGAACCTTCAGCACCGCCGTCCGGACGTCCTCCGTCCTGGAAACAGTGCTGTTCCGGCTGCAGGACTCGGACGGCCGCAGCGGATGGGGCGAGACGCCGGTCAGCCGGGTGACCGGGGTCAGCACCGCAGAGGTGCTGGCCCGGGCACGGCAGGACCTCGCTCCCCTGGTGATCGGCCGCCCCATCAGCGACCTGGACAGCCTGGTGCGCCGCATCGCCGGAGCTCCGGTGCCGTCCGCGGTACGGATGGGACTCGACTGCGCCGTGCATGACCTCGCGGCCGTAACCGCCGGACAGCCCCTGCACCGGTTCCTGGCAATCACGTATCCGCAGGTCGCGGGGCCGCAGGTCGCCGGGCCGAATCTGGAAGACACCGTACTCACGGACATTACCCTCTCCGCCGCGGAACCTGAGGCTCTGGCCGATGCAGCCACCGGATGGGTGCAGAAAGGTTTTCGCTGCCTGAAGGTCAAGCTCCGCGCCGACCTGGACGCCGTGGCAGGGCTGACTGCTGTCCGCGCTGCGGTGGGCCCGGACGTGCGGCTGCGGGTCGACGCGAACCAAGCCTATTCACCGGACGAGGCAGTGCGGGTCCTGAACGCCATGGCCGACGCCGGAGTCGGGCTGGAGCTGGCTGAGCAGCCGGTGGCCGCAGGGAACTGGGCCGGGCTGGCCCGGGTGCGGGCCGCCGTCGACGTGCCCGTCATGGCCGACGAATCCGTCCAGGACGAGCGGGACCTGGAACCCCTGCTGCAACACCGTGCGGCGGCGCTGGTGAACCTCAAACTGGCCAAGGCAGGCGGCATCTATCCCGCCGTCCGCCTGCTCGCCGCGGCCCGCGGGCACGGACTGGGCGTACTGGTCGGCTGCATGCTCGAAAGCACTGTAGGCGCCGGAGCCGGTGCTGCGCTGGCCGCAGCCGCGGGACTGGGCACGGGGTTCCCCGGGCGCAGCGGCCAGGACCTGGACGGCGGCCTGTGGCCCGCGGTGCCGGCGGTCGACGGCGGCGTCCGCTACGTCGGTCCCGTCCTGCACCTGCCGTCAGTTCCCGGACAGGGCATCACCGGCCTGCACACCGGGCTGGCCGCCGCCGGCATCCGCACCGATCCGGCCTAG